The window TTTAAGAGTTTTACCGTTTTTCCAATCGGATTTTCATCAGGGAATAATAGCTCTGCAATCCTGCTACCGAGAATTATTTTGGAAGATGCAGTAATTACTTCATTTTCAGTAAAAAATCTCCCTTCCTGTATTTTCATTTCCGACATAACAGGATAGTTAAAAGTTACAGCTGCAATATAGATATTTTTGACCTGATTGTCGGCTGAAGCGATTGTTTTACCATAAATACCCATCACCATAGCCACCGATTCGCTGCTAACTGACTTTTTCTCAAGTAACTGATATTCATTGTATGAGACTTCAGGCCTGTTGACAAATTTCCACCATGGATAATCGTTTTGAAACAGCCAAGGCCATTTCTGGATATATACAATGTCGCCTCCAAGTTGATTGACTGAATTTCTGATGTTTTTATTCAGGGAACTTATAAAAGACAAGATGGAAATTATCGTAAAGATACCGATAATAATGGCAAGCATGGAAAGCAAAGTCCTTAAAAGATTATTTCTCAGATTGCTGATAGCAAATGAGAAACTTTCTTTCAGAATGGCAACTATTTGAGACCATCGTGGCATTTTTACCTATTACATCACATCTTAATGAAAGTACAAATGTACTCTACTTTTGTCAGTGTAACAGACTATTACCACACAATCTTTAGACTTTTGAACAGAAAAAATTCAGTAAATATTTTTAATATTCCTGCAACAGATTTTAAAATGTTATTATAACTTTGCAGTTCAAAAAAAATATTGAAATGGCAAAATTATCACAATTTTCATTCAATCTTCCTGAGAATTTAATTGCGGATAAACCAGCTATCTACAGGGATGAATCCCGTTTAATGGTTGTCAACAGAAAAGATGGCTCCATCGAACACAGGATTTTTAAAGAAATAGTCGAGTATTTTGATGAAGGTGATATATTTGTTTTTAACAACTCCAAAGTATTTCCTGCAAGGCTTTATGGTATAAAAGAAAAGACAGGCGCCAAAATTGAAGTTTTTTTACTTCGGGAATTAAATAAAGATCTGCTGCTTTGGGATGTTATAGTTGATCCGGCCAGAAAAGTAAGGATAGGAAATAAGCTTATTTTTGAAAAAGAAGATGTCCCCACGCTTGTGGCAGAAGTTATAGACAATACCACCAGTAAAGGCCGAACCATCAGGTTTTATTATGACGGAAGTTATGAAGAATTCCATTATGTCTTGTACAGGATGGGAACAACACCCTTACCTAAATATATCAAGAGAGAACCAGTTCCTGAAGATGAATATGATTATCAGACTATTTTTGCCAAATATAAAGGCTCGATAGCAGCTCCGGCAGCCGGTCTTCATTTCAGCAAAGAAGTTTTAAAATGGTTTGAAATAAAAGGAATATTGACCACCGACATTACTCTACACATCGGAATGGCATCCTTTAAACCAATCGAAGTTGAAGACTTATCAAAACACAGGATTGAATCGGAAAATTTCATTATCACTCCCGAAAGCGCTAAAGCAATAAACGAAGTCAAAAGAGCAAGAAAAAGGATATGTTCTGTTGGAACATCCACCCTCAGGGCTCTGGAATCTTCGGTTTCAACAAAAGATGAAGTATTACCTACAGAAGGCTGGAGCGAAAAATTCTTTTACCCACCCTATCAGTTCAGAATTGCCAATTCATTAATTACCAATTTTCATTATCCGCAATCGCCTTTCTATATTGCCACATGCACTTTTGGCGGGATGGAATTAATTCAGGAGGCTTATCAGATTGCCATTCAGGAAAAATACCGTTTTCTTGACTATGGCGATGTCATGCTGATTTTATAAGTAATTCAGTTTGCAATTCTTTGTTTTGAAAACTTAAATTTTTTTTTGCCAACATAAAATTTGTTCTACATTTGCACTTCCTAAAAAAGTTAGGAGAAAAGGAGGAAATTAAAAATAATGGAAGAAAATATTCAAGAACTCGAGAAAAATGAACAAGAAAAAAACGAATTAACACAAAACGAAAACACTACTCCCGAAAATCCGGAAATTACTGAAACCCCACAGGAACAAGACGTTCCACAGCCAGCCGAAACTCCGGAAATTACTGATACTGAATCTGAGGAAACTGAACCTGACCTGATTGGGGAGGATACTGAAGAGGAAGAATTTGATTCAGATGAAGAACCTGAAAGTGATTCATTTACAGAAGAATATCAGGAGGATATTTCAGAAGAAATGGTCAATCTTGAGGATATTCCGGAAGACGAAATTTATATTCCAAGAGAAACCGATACAGAACCCATTCACGAAGAAGCAGAAGGAGAAGATGTTGACATCAAGGAAATGAAAGCCGCTACTTTCGACTGGGTCAGTCTGGAAGAAACCGAGGAACAGATTTCTGAAGAAGAAAAGAAAGAACTTCTTAGTCTGTACACAAAATCAATCAATAAAATTGAAGACCATCAACTTGTTGAAGCAACCGTAGTCAACATCACTGACAAAGACGTTGTTTTGAACATTGGCTATAAATCTGACGGACTGGTTCCGCTTTCTGAGTTTAAATACCTTGAAAGTATCAAACCAGGCGATAAATTTGACGTAATCGTTGAATCTACCGAAGGTAAAAACGGGCAACTTGTCCTTTCCCATAAAAAAGCCAGAGCCGAAAGCGCATGGAATAAAATTGTCCATGCACATGAAAACAATGAGATTATGACAGGATTTATCAAAGACAGAACCAAAGGTGGAATGGTGGTTGATTTACTCGGACTCGATGCATTTCTCCCTGGTTCACAGCTTGATATTAAACCCGTTCAGGACTACGATGCTTATGTCGGAAAACATATTGAGCTTAAAGTAGTTAAACTCAATCCGGTTTACCGTAACATTGTTGTCTCTCACAAAGCCATCATTGAAGAAGGCATTGAAGAACAACGCCATAAGATTCTTTCAAAACTTGAAAAAGGACAGGTTCTGGAAGGCGTTGTCAAAAACCTTACTTCATTTGGTGTATTTGTTGACCTTGGAGGCGTTGACGGACTTATTCATATTACTGATGTTTCATGGGGAAGAATTAATCATCCCAACGAAATACTCGAAATCGGACAGACCATCAATGTGGTGGTTCTGGATTATGATGAAGAGAAAAACAGAATTTCTCTGGGCATGAAACAGCTTACCCCGCATCCATGGGAAACACTACCTGAAAACATTATTGAAGGAAGCATCATCAAAGGTAAAGTCGTCAATATTGAAGACTATGGTGCCTTTGTTGAAATATACCCCGGTGTCGAAGGACTTGTTCATGTTTCCGAAATGACATGGTCGCAACACCTGAAAGCACCTTCCGATTATCTTTCTCTCAATGATGAAGTGGAGGTTAAAGTATTAACGATCAACAGGGAAGAAAGAAAATTATCCTTAGGCATCAAACAACTGACTCCGGATCCATGGGAAAAAGTTCCTTTAATCTACACTAAAGGTTCACAGCACACAGGCATCATTAAAAATGCAACCAATTTCGGATTTTTCGTTGAGCTCGAGGAAGGCATTGACGGACTGGTACACATTTCCGACCTTTCATGGACCAAAAAGTTCAATCACCCGCTTGAATTTGCCAAAATAGGTGATTCACTCGAGGTTGTTATACTTGACATTGATGAAGAAAACCGCAGGCTTAGCCTTGGACATAAACAAATTGAAGAAGATCCATGGGAAACCTTCAAAGATATTTTCAGTGTTGATTCTGTTCATGAAGGAACGGTTGAAAAAATTGATGATAAAGGAGCCTACATTACGTTGCCTTATGGCATTGAAGGCTTCTGCCCCATCAAACAACTTCAGACCGAGAACAACACAAAAGTTAATGTTGAAGACACTCTGGAATTCAAAGTAACTGAATTCGACAGGGCTAACCGCAGGATATTCCTATCGCATGTCTCTGTATGGAAAGAACAGCAACAGGCAAAAGCAGAAGACGAAAAAGCTGAAAAGAAAAAGCAGATTGAAAAAACAAGAAAAGCTATCAGCAAAGTAAGGGCAAGTGTAAAGAAGAGCACCTTGGGAAGCGAACAGGATATACTGGCCGAACTTAAAGAAAAGCTTATCGAAGAAGAAACCAAAAAGGCAACTACAAAAGCTAAAAAAAGCTCTAAAAAGAAGTCAGAAACGGAAGATGATAATCCGAAAGAAGCTGAATAATCAGGTTGATTTTCAGGATATTTCGTTTATAAACTTTTCTTTCAGGTCATCAATAAATTTGTCTAAGAGTTCTCTTTCACTGGGGACAATGCCCATGTAAGCTTTGGCAACTTCTACCATCATTTCAAGCAGAACGGCATATTCCGGGTCGGGGCCATTTTCCTTGCATACTTCAATGGCATGATTATATGCATCTTCAACTGATATTTCTTTGGCAAGATCGTAATTAAATGTGTAATTAATCTCATACTTCCCCGAAAAATCAGCCAAGAGCCTGTTAAGTGTATCAATTTCAACAGGTTGAACTGCGCCATCCACTTTTGCAATGGCATAAACCAAATCTCCAAATGCATCATACAATCTTTCACGCTTCACCATAATATCAAATTTCAATATTCCGGCCTAAATTTAATTCAAGTGCTTTTAAATAAACCAGTTTGGCTGTGGCAGCATCCTGAATAGCTAATCCATTCGATTTAAATAAAGTAATTTCCTTAGAATCAACCCTCCCGGGCTTTTTACCTGTTATCACTTCTCC of the Sphingobacteriales bacterium genome contains:
- the queA gene encoding tRNA preQ1(34) S-adenosylmethionine ribosyltransferase-isomerase QueA: MAKLSQFSFNLPENLIADKPAIYRDESRLMVVNRKDGSIEHRIFKEIVEYFDEGDIFVFNNSKVFPARLYGIKEKTGAKIEVFLLRELNKDLLLWDVIVDPARKVRIGNKLIFEKEDVPTLVAEVIDNTTSKGRTIRFYYDGSYEEFHYVLYRMGTTPLPKYIKREPVPEDEYDYQTIFAKYKGSIAAPAAGLHFSKEVLKWFEIKGILTTDITLHIGMASFKPIEVEDLSKHRIESENFIITPESAKAINEVKRARKRICSVGTSTLRALESSVSTKDEVLPTEGWSEKFFYPPYQFRIANSLITNFHYPQSPFYIATCTFGGMELIQEAYQIAIQEKYRFLDYGDVMLIL
- the rpsA gene encoding 30S ribosomal protein S1, which encodes MVNLEDIPEDEIYIPRETDTEPIHEEAEGEDVDIKEMKAATFDWVSLEETEEQISEEEKKELLSLYTKSINKIEDHQLVEATVVNITDKDVVLNIGYKSDGLVPLSEFKYLESIKPGDKFDVIVESTEGKNGQLVLSHKKARAESAWNKIVHAHENNEIMTGFIKDRTKGGMVVDLLGLDAFLPGSQLDIKPVQDYDAYVGKHIELKVVKLNPVYRNIVVSHKAIIEEGIEEQRHKILSKLEKGQVLEGVVKNLTSFGVFVDLGGVDGLIHITDVSWGRINHPNEILEIGQTINVVVLDYDEEKNRISLGMKQLTPHPWETLPENIIEGSIIKGKVVNIEDYGAFVEIYPGVEGLVHVSEMTWSQHLKAPSDYLSLNDEVEVKVLTINREERKLSLGIKQLTPDPWEKVPLIYTKGSQHTGIIKNATNFGFFVELEEGIDGLVHISDLSWTKKFNHPLEFAKIGDSLEVVILDIDEENRRLSLGHKQIEEDPWETFKDIFSVDSVHEGTVEKIDDKGAYITLPYGIEGFCPIKQLQTENNTKVNVEDTLEFKVTEFDRANRRIFLSHVSVWKEQQQAKAEDEKAEKKKQIEKTRKAISKVRASVKKSTLGSEQDILAELKEKLIEEETKKATTKAKKSSKKKSETEDDNPKEAE
- a CDS encoding TerB family tellurite resistance protein, whose amino-acid sequence is MVKRERLYDAFGDLVYAIAKVDGAVQPVEIDTLNRLLADFSGKYEINYTFNYDLAKEISVEDAYNHAIEVCKENGPDPEYAVLLEMMVEVAKAYMGIVPSERELLDKFIDDLKEKFINEIS